A window of Symphalangus syndactylus isolate Jambi chromosome 24, NHGRI_mSymSyn1-v2.1_pri, whole genome shotgun sequence contains these coding sequences:
- the TCFL5 gene encoding transcription factor-like 5 protein isoform X5: MSGPGPREPPPEAGAAGGEAGVEGAGGGDAALGEPGLSFTTTDLSLVEMTEVEYTQLQHILYSHMEAAADGELETRLNSALLAAAGPGAGAGGFAAGGLGGAAPVYPVLCPSALAADAPCLSHIDFQELRMMLLSEAGAAEKTSGSGDGARARADGAAKEGAGAAGPEGAPEARAKPAVRVRLEDRFNSIPAEPPPAPRGPEPPEPGVALNNLVALIRHPSELMNVPLHQQQNKCTTLVKNKTAATTTALQFTYPLFTTNACSTSGNSNVSQTQSSSNSCSILEAAKHQDIGLPRAFSFCYQQEIESTKQTLGSRNKALPEQVWIKVGEEALCKQALKRSRSRMRQLDTNVERRALGEIQNVGEGATATQGTWQPSESSQANLGEQAQCGPQGGRSQRRERHNRMERDRRRRIRICCDELNLLVPFCNAETDKATTLQWTTAFLKYIQERHGDSLKKVTILLWTG, encoded by the exons ATGTCGGGCCCCGGACCGCGGGAGCCGCCGCCGGAGGCAGGCGCGGCAGGCGGCGAGGCGGGCGTCGAGGGCGCGGGCGGCGGGGACGCGGCGCTGGGCGAGCCGGGGCTGAGCTTCACGACCACCGACCTGAGCCTGGTGGAGATGACGGAGGTGGAGTACACGCAGCTGCAGCACATCCTCTACTCGCACATGGAGGCGGCGGCTGACGGCGAGCTCGAGACGCGCCTCAACTCGGCGCTGCTGGCGGCGGCGGGCCCGGGCGCAGGCGCGGGCGGCTTCGCGGCGGGCGGTCTGGGGGGCGCGGCGCCCGTGTACCCCGTGCTATGCCCGTCCGCGCTGGCGGCCGACGCGCCCTGCCTGAGCCACATCGACTTCCAGGAGCTGCGCATGATGCTGCTGAGCGAGGCGGGCGCGGCGGAGAAGACGTCTGGCAGCGGGGACGGAGCGAGGGCCCGGGCCGACGGCGCCGCCAAGGAGGGCGCGGGCGCGGCTGGACCCGAGGGCGCACCCGAGGCCCGGGCCAAGCCGGCCGTGCGCGTCCGCCTGGAGGACCGCTTCAACAGCATCCCCGCCGAGCCGCCGCCCGCGCCGCGCGGCCCCGAGCCCCCCGAGCCGGGCGTGGCGCTCAACAA TTTGGTAGCTCTTATTCGACATCCATCTGAATTAATGAATGTTCCTCTTCATCAGCAACAAAACAAATGTACAACAttagtgaaaaataaaactgctgCTACAACTACTGCTTTGCAATTTACATACCCACTGTTTACTACAAATGCTTGCTCTACTAGTGGAAATTCTAATGTTTCACAGACACAG AGTTCTAGTAACTCATGTTCTATACTTGAAGCTGCCAAGCACCAGGATATTGGATTGCCTAgagcattttctttctgttatcaGCAAGAAATTGAATCCACTAAACAGACGTTAGGTAGTAGGAACAAAGCTTTGCCTGAGCAAGTTTGGATTAAAGTGGGAG AAGAAGCGCTATGCAAACAAGCACTGAAGAGGAGTCGGAGTAGAATGCGTCAGTTGGACACAAATGTAGAGCGAAGAGCCCTTGGAGAGATTCAGAATGTGGGTGAAGGTGCCACCGCCACACAAGGCACTTGGCAGCCCTCGGAGTCCTCACAGGCAAACCTGGGGGAGCAGGCCCAGTGTGGGCCCCAGGGAGGAAGGTCTCAGCGTAGGGAGAGGCATAACCGAATGGAAAGAGATAGAAG GCGCAGAATCCGCATTTGCTGTGATGAGTTGAATCTCTTAGTGCCGTTCTGCAATGCTGAGACTGACAAGGCCACAACTCTGCAGTGGACCACAGCATTCCTGAAATACATCCAGGAAAGACATGGAGATTCTCTTAAAAAG GTGACTATACTTCTGTGGACTGGGTGA
- the TCFL5 gene encoding transcription factor-like 5 protein isoform X3 produces MSGPGPREPPPEAGAAGGEAGVEGAGGGDAALGEPGLSFTTTDLSLVEMTEVEYTQLQHILYSHMEAAADGELETRLNSALLAAAGPGAGAGGFAAGGLGGAAPVYPVLCPSALAADAPCLSHIDFQELRMMLLSEAGAAEKTSGSGDGARARADGAAKEGAGAAGPEGAPEARAKPAVRVRLEDRFNSIPAEPPPAPRGPEPPEPGVALNNLVALIRHPSELMNVPLHQQQNKCTTLVKNKTAATTTALQFTYPLFTTNACSTSGNSNVSQTQSSSNSCSILEAAKHQDIGLPRAFSFCYQQEIESTKQTLGSRNKALPEQVWIKVGEEALCKQALKRSRSRMRQLDTNVERRALGEIQNVGEGATATQGTWQPSESSQANLGEQAQCGPQGGRSQRRERHNRMERDRRRRIRICCDELNLLVPFCNAETDKATTLQWTTAFLKYIQERHGDSLKKLPQLPGDGLWAGPARSRWNHNLTLPLLNCS; encoded by the exons ATGTCGGGCCCCGGACCGCGGGAGCCGCCGCCGGAGGCAGGCGCGGCAGGCGGCGAGGCGGGCGTCGAGGGCGCGGGCGGCGGGGACGCGGCGCTGGGCGAGCCGGGGCTGAGCTTCACGACCACCGACCTGAGCCTGGTGGAGATGACGGAGGTGGAGTACACGCAGCTGCAGCACATCCTCTACTCGCACATGGAGGCGGCGGCTGACGGCGAGCTCGAGACGCGCCTCAACTCGGCGCTGCTGGCGGCGGCGGGCCCGGGCGCAGGCGCGGGCGGCTTCGCGGCGGGCGGTCTGGGGGGCGCGGCGCCCGTGTACCCCGTGCTATGCCCGTCCGCGCTGGCGGCCGACGCGCCCTGCCTGAGCCACATCGACTTCCAGGAGCTGCGCATGATGCTGCTGAGCGAGGCGGGCGCGGCGGAGAAGACGTCTGGCAGCGGGGACGGAGCGAGGGCCCGGGCCGACGGCGCCGCCAAGGAGGGCGCGGGCGCGGCTGGACCCGAGGGCGCACCCGAGGCCCGGGCCAAGCCGGCCGTGCGCGTCCGCCTGGAGGACCGCTTCAACAGCATCCCCGCCGAGCCGCCGCCCGCGCCGCGCGGCCCCGAGCCCCCCGAGCCGGGCGTGGCGCTCAACAA TTTGGTAGCTCTTATTCGACATCCATCTGAATTAATGAATGTTCCTCTTCATCAGCAACAAAACAAATGTACAACAttagtgaaaaataaaactgctgCTACAACTACTGCTTTGCAATTTACATACCCACTGTTTACTACAAATGCTTGCTCTACTAGTGGAAATTCTAATGTTTCACAGACACAG AGTTCTAGTAACTCATGTTCTATACTTGAAGCTGCCAAGCACCAGGATATTGGATTGCCTAgagcattttctttctgttatcaGCAAGAAATTGAATCCACTAAACAGACGTTAGGTAGTAGGAACAAAGCTTTGCCTGAGCAAGTTTGGATTAAAGTGGGAG AAGAAGCGCTATGCAAACAAGCACTGAAGAGGAGTCGGAGTAGAATGCGTCAGTTGGACACAAATGTAGAGCGAAGAGCCCTTGGAGAGATTCAGAATGTGGGTGAAGGTGCCACCGCCACACAAGGCACTTGGCAGCCCTCGGAGTCCTCACAGGCAAACCTGGGGGAGCAGGCCCAGTGTGGGCCCCAGGGAGGAAGGTCTCAGCGTAGGGAGAGGCATAACCGAATGGAAAGAGATAGAAG GCGCAGAATCCGCATTTGCTGTGATGAGTTGAATCTCTTAGTGCCGTTCTGCAATGCTGAGACTGACAAGGCCACAACTCTGCAGTGGACCACAGCATTCCTGAAATACATCCAGGAAAGACATGGAGATTCTCTTAAAAAG CTGCCCCAACTCCCAGGAGACGGGTTGTGGGCGGGCCCTGCAAGGTCCAGATGGAACCACAACTTAACCCTGCCTCTGCTCAACTGTTCATAG
- the TCFL5 gene encoding transcription factor-like 5 protein isoform X4, with amino-acid sequence MSGPGPREPPPEAGAAGGEAGVEGAGGGDAALGEPGLSFTTTDLSLVEMTEVEYTQLQHILYSHMEAAADGELETRLNSALLAAAGPGAGAGGFAAGGLGGAAPVYPVLCPSALAADAPCLSHIDFQELRMMLLSEAGAAEKTSGSGDGARARADGAAKEGAGAAGPEGAPEARAKPAVRVRLEDRFNSIPAEPPPAPRGPEPPEPGVALNNLVALIRHPSELMNVPLHQQQNKCTTLVKNKTAATTTALQFTYPLFTTNACSTSGNSNVSQTQSSSNSCSILEAAKHQDIGLPRAFSFCYQQEIESTKQTLGSRNKALPEQVWIKVGEEALCKQALKRSRSRMRQLDTNVERRALGEIQNVGEGATATQGTWQPSESSQANLGEQAQCGPQGGRSQRRERHNRMERDRRRRIRICCDELNLLVPFCNAETDKATTLQWTTAFLKYIQERHGDSLKKTQIEVRCHQYHVFGLGSAEED; translated from the exons ATGTCGGGCCCCGGACCGCGGGAGCCGCCGCCGGAGGCAGGCGCGGCAGGCGGCGAGGCGGGCGTCGAGGGCGCGGGCGGCGGGGACGCGGCGCTGGGCGAGCCGGGGCTGAGCTTCACGACCACCGACCTGAGCCTGGTGGAGATGACGGAGGTGGAGTACACGCAGCTGCAGCACATCCTCTACTCGCACATGGAGGCGGCGGCTGACGGCGAGCTCGAGACGCGCCTCAACTCGGCGCTGCTGGCGGCGGCGGGCCCGGGCGCAGGCGCGGGCGGCTTCGCGGCGGGCGGTCTGGGGGGCGCGGCGCCCGTGTACCCCGTGCTATGCCCGTCCGCGCTGGCGGCCGACGCGCCCTGCCTGAGCCACATCGACTTCCAGGAGCTGCGCATGATGCTGCTGAGCGAGGCGGGCGCGGCGGAGAAGACGTCTGGCAGCGGGGACGGAGCGAGGGCCCGGGCCGACGGCGCCGCCAAGGAGGGCGCGGGCGCGGCTGGACCCGAGGGCGCACCCGAGGCCCGGGCCAAGCCGGCCGTGCGCGTCCGCCTGGAGGACCGCTTCAACAGCATCCCCGCCGAGCCGCCGCCCGCGCCGCGCGGCCCCGAGCCCCCCGAGCCGGGCGTGGCGCTCAACAA TTTGGTAGCTCTTATTCGACATCCATCTGAATTAATGAATGTTCCTCTTCATCAGCAACAAAACAAATGTACAACAttagtgaaaaataaaactgctgCTACAACTACTGCTTTGCAATTTACATACCCACTGTTTACTACAAATGCTTGCTCTACTAGTGGAAATTCTAATGTTTCACAGACACAG AGTTCTAGTAACTCATGTTCTATACTTGAAGCTGCCAAGCACCAGGATATTGGATTGCCTAgagcattttctttctgttatcaGCAAGAAATTGAATCCACTAAACAGACGTTAGGTAGTAGGAACAAAGCTTTGCCTGAGCAAGTTTGGATTAAAGTGGGAG AAGAAGCGCTATGCAAACAAGCACTGAAGAGGAGTCGGAGTAGAATGCGTCAGTTGGACACAAATGTAGAGCGAAGAGCCCTTGGAGAGATTCAGAATGTGGGTGAAGGTGCCACCGCCACACAAGGCACTTGGCAGCCCTCGGAGTCCTCACAGGCAAACCTGGGGGAGCAGGCCCAGTGTGGGCCCCAGGGAGGAAGGTCTCAGCGTAGGGAGAGGCATAACCGAATGGAAAGAGATAGAAG GCGCAGAATCCGCATTTGCTGTGATGAGTTGAATCTCTTAGTGCCGTTCTGCAATGCTGAGACTGACAAGGCCACAACTCTGCAGTGGACCACAGCATTCCTGAAATACATCCAGGAAAGACATGGAGATTCTCTTAAAAAG ACGCAGATTGAAGTGCGATGCCATCAGTACCATGTGTTTGGCCTGGGCTCAGCTGAGGAGGACTAA
- the TCFL5 gene encoding transcription factor-like 5 protein isoform X1 produces MSGPGPREPPPEAGAAGGEAGVEGAGGGDAALGEPGLSFTTTDLSLVEMTEVEYTQLQHILYSHMEAAADGELETRLNSALLAAAGPGAGAGGFAAGGLGGAAPVYPVLCPSALAADAPCLSHIDFQELRMMLLSEAGAAEKTSGSGDGARARADGAAKEGAGAAGPEGAPEARAKPAVRVRLEDRFNSIPAEPPPAPRGPEPPEPGVALNNLVALIRHPSELMNVPLHQQQNKCTTLVKNKTAATTTALQFTYPLFTTNACSTSGNSNVSQTQSSSNSCSILEAAKHQDIGLPRAFSFCYQQEIESTKQTLGSRNKALPEQVWIKVGEEALCKQALKRSRSRMRQLDTNVERRALGEIQNVGEGATATQGTWQPSESSQANLGEQAQCGPQGGRSQRRERHNRMERDRRRRIRICCDELNLLVPFCNAETDKATTLQWTTAFLKYIQERHGDSLKKEFESVFCGKTGRRLKLTRPDSLVTCPAQGSLQSSPSMEIK; encoded by the exons ATGTCGGGCCCCGGACCGCGGGAGCCGCCGCCGGAGGCAGGCGCGGCAGGCGGCGAGGCGGGCGTCGAGGGCGCGGGCGGCGGGGACGCGGCGCTGGGCGAGCCGGGGCTGAGCTTCACGACCACCGACCTGAGCCTGGTGGAGATGACGGAGGTGGAGTACACGCAGCTGCAGCACATCCTCTACTCGCACATGGAGGCGGCGGCTGACGGCGAGCTCGAGACGCGCCTCAACTCGGCGCTGCTGGCGGCGGCGGGCCCGGGCGCAGGCGCGGGCGGCTTCGCGGCGGGCGGTCTGGGGGGCGCGGCGCCCGTGTACCCCGTGCTATGCCCGTCCGCGCTGGCGGCCGACGCGCCCTGCCTGAGCCACATCGACTTCCAGGAGCTGCGCATGATGCTGCTGAGCGAGGCGGGCGCGGCGGAGAAGACGTCTGGCAGCGGGGACGGAGCGAGGGCCCGGGCCGACGGCGCCGCCAAGGAGGGCGCGGGCGCGGCTGGACCCGAGGGCGCACCCGAGGCCCGGGCCAAGCCGGCCGTGCGCGTCCGCCTGGAGGACCGCTTCAACAGCATCCCCGCCGAGCCGCCGCCCGCGCCGCGCGGCCCCGAGCCCCCCGAGCCGGGCGTGGCGCTCAACAA TTTGGTAGCTCTTATTCGACATCCATCTGAATTAATGAATGTTCCTCTTCATCAGCAACAAAACAAATGTACAACAttagtgaaaaataaaactgctgCTACAACTACTGCTTTGCAATTTACATACCCACTGTTTACTACAAATGCTTGCTCTACTAGTGGAAATTCTAATGTTTCACAGACACAG AGTTCTAGTAACTCATGTTCTATACTTGAAGCTGCCAAGCACCAGGATATTGGATTGCCTAgagcattttctttctgttatcaGCAAGAAATTGAATCCACTAAACAGACGTTAGGTAGTAGGAACAAAGCTTTGCCTGAGCAAGTTTGGATTAAAGTGGGAG AAGAAGCGCTATGCAAACAAGCACTGAAGAGGAGTCGGAGTAGAATGCGTCAGTTGGACACAAATGTAGAGCGAAGAGCCCTTGGAGAGATTCAGAATGTGGGTGAAGGTGCCACCGCCACACAAGGCACTTGGCAGCCCTCGGAGTCCTCACAGGCAAACCTGGGGGAGCAGGCCCAGTGTGGGCCCCAGGGAGGAAGGTCTCAGCGTAGGGAGAGGCATAACCGAATGGAAAGAGATAGAAG GCGCAGAATCCGCATTTGCTGTGATGAGTTGAATCTCTTAGTGCCGTTCTGCAATGCTGAGACTGACAAGGCCACAACTCTGCAGTGGACCACAGCATTCCTGAAATACATCCAGGAAAGACATGGAGATTCTCTTAAAAAG
- the TCFL5 gene encoding transcription factor-like 5 protein isoform X2 produces MSGPGPREPPPEAGAAGGEAGVEGAGGGDAALGEPGLSFTTTDLSLVEMTEVEYTQLQHILYSHMEAAADGELETRLNSALLAAAGPGAGAGGFAAGGLGGAAPVYPVLCPSALAADAPCLSHIDFQELRMMLLSEAGAAEKTSGSGDGARARADGAAKEGAGAAGPEGAPEARAKPAVRVRLEDRFNSIPAEPPPAPRGPEPPEPGVALNNLVALIRHPSELMNVPLHQQQNKCTTLVKNKTAATTTALQFTYPLFTTNACSTSGNSNVSQTQSSSNSCSILEAAKHQDIGLPRAFSFCYQQEIESTKQTLGSRNKALPEQVWIKVGEALCKQALKRSRSRMRQLDTNVERRALGEIQNVGEGATATQGTWQPSESSQANLGEQAQCGPQGGRSQRRERHNRMERDRRRRIRICCDELNLLVPFCNAETDKATTLQWTTAFLKYIQERHGDSLKKEFESVFCGKTGRRLKLTRPDSLVTCPAQGSLQSSPSMEIK; encoded by the exons ATGTCGGGCCCCGGACCGCGGGAGCCGCCGCCGGAGGCAGGCGCGGCAGGCGGCGAGGCGGGCGTCGAGGGCGCGGGCGGCGGGGACGCGGCGCTGGGCGAGCCGGGGCTGAGCTTCACGACCACCGACCTGAGCCTGGTGGAGATGACGGAGGTGGAGTACACGCAGCTGCAGCACATCCTCTACTCGCACATGGAGGCGGCGGCTGACGGCGAGCTCGAGACGCGCCTCAACTCGGCGCTGCTGGCGGCGGCGGGCCCGGGCGCAGGCGCGGGCGGCTTCGCGGCGGGCGGTCTGGGGGGCGCGGCGCCCGTGTACCCCGTGCTATGCCCGTCCGCGCTGGCGGCCGACGCGCCCTGCCTGAGCCACATCGACTTCCAGGAGCTGCGCATGATGCTGCTGAGCGAGGCGGGCGCGGCGGAGAAGACGTCTGGCAGCGGGGACGGAGCGAGGGCCCGGGCCGACGGCGCCGCCAAGGAGGGCGCGGGCGCGGCTGGACCCGAGGGCGCACCCGAGGCCCGGGCCAAGCCGGCCGTGCGCGTCCGCCTGGAGGACCGCTTCAACAGCATCCCCGCCGAGCCGCCGCCCGCGCCGCGCGGCCCCGAGCCCCCCGAGCCGGGCGTGGCGCTCAACAA TTTGGTAGCTCTTATTCGACATCCATCTGAATTAATGAATGTTCCTCTTCATCAGCAACAAAACAAATGTACAACAttagtgaaaaataaaactgctgCTACAACTACTGCTTTGCAATTTACATACCCACTGTTTACTACAAATGCTTGCTCTACTAGTGGAAATTCTAATGTTTCACAGACACAG AGTTCTAGTAACTCATGTTCTATACTTGAAGCTGCCAAGCACCAGGATATTGGATTGCCTAgagcattttctttctgttatcaGCAAGAAATTGAATCCACTAAACAGACGTTAGGTAGTAGGAACAAAGCTTTGCCTGAGCAAGTTTGGATTAAAGTGGGAG AAGCGCTATGCAAACAAGCACTGAAGAGGAGTCGGAGTAGAATGCGTCAGTTGGACACAAATGTAGAGCGAAGAGCCCTTGGAGAGATTCAGAATGTGGGTGAAGGTGCCACCGCCACACAAGGCACTTGGCAGCCCTCGGAGTCCTCACAGGCAAACCTGGGGGAGCAGGCCCAGTGTGGGCCCCAGGGAGGAAGGTCTCAGCGTAGGGAGAGGCATAACCGAATGGAAAGAGATAGAAG GCGCAGAATCCGCATTTGCTGTGATGAGTTGAATCTCTTAGTGCCGTTCTGCAATGCTGAGACTGACAAGGCCACAACTCTGCAGTGGACCACAGCATTCCTGAAATACATCCAGGAAAGACATGGAGATTCTCTTAAAAAG